Proteins from a single region of Thermotoga maritima MSB8:
- a CDS encoding TrpB-like pyridoxal phosphate-dependent enzyme, protein MRIVVNLKPEEIPKHWYNVLADLPFKLDPPLDPETKQPISPEKLSVIFPMSLIEQEVSEERFIEIPEPVLKEYAVYRPTPLIRATFLEEYLQTPARIYYKYEGVSPTGSHKPNTAIAQAYYNKIEGVKRLVTETGAGQWGSALSYAGAKFGLEVKVFMVKVSYQQKPMRKYMMNLFGGKVTPSPSEETNFGRKILSEDPDNPGSLGIAISEALEVAVSDPNTKYSLGSVLNHVLLHQTVIGLEIKKQLELIGEKPDILLGCHGGGSNFGGTILPFVPDKLSGRDIRFVACEPAACPSLTKGNYDYDFGDTAGLTPLLKMYTLGKDFIPPKIHAGGLRYHGSAPIIARLVKEGLVEAQAFDQDETFEAAKIFAKLEGIIPAPESAHAIAGAIREAKKAKEEGKERVIVFTLSGHGLLDLTAYV, encoded by the coding sequence ATGAGAATTGTTGTGAATTTGAAACCTGAGGAAATTCCAAAGCACTGGTACAACGTACTCGCAGATCTTCCGTTCAAACTCGATCCGCCGCTGGACCCCGAAACGAAACAACCCATTTCACCCGAGAAGCTCTCTGTTATCTTCCCCATGAGTCTGATCGAACAGGAGGTCTCAGAAGAGCGGTTCATCGAAATACCCGAGCCCGTTCTGAAAGAATACGCCGTTTACAGACCCACTCCCCTCATCAGAGCCACTTTCTTAGAAGAGTACCTCCAGACTCCGGCGAGGATCTACTACAAGTACGAAGGAGTGAGCCCCACTGGAAGCCACAAGCCGAACACGGCCATCGCCCAGGCCTACTACAACAAGATAGAAGGAGTCAAAAGACTCGTCACAGAAACGGGAGCGGGACAATGGGGCAGCGCTCTCTCGTACGCCGGTGCCAAGTTCGGATTGGAAGTAAAAGTGTTCATGGTGAAGGTCAGCTACCAGCAAAAACCGATGAGAAAATACATGATGAACCTTTTCGGAGGAAAGGTAACTCCAAGTCCCAGTGAAGAAACGAATTTCGGAAGAAAGATCCTGAGTGAAGATCCAGACAATCCAGGTAGTCTTGGCATCGCCATCAGTGAAGCACTGGAAGTGGCCGTGTCTGATCCGAACACGAAGTACTCCCTCGGAAGCGTATTGAACCATGTTCTGCTCCACCAGACGGTTATAGGCCTCGAGATCAAGAAACAGCTCGAACTCATAGGTGAAAAACCAGACATCTTACTGGGATGTCACGGAGGAGGATCGAATTTTGGAGGAACGATACTTCCCTTCGTTCCAGACAAACTTTCCGGAAGGGATATCAGGTTCGTTGCCTGCGAGCCCGCCGCGTGTCCATCCCTGACAAAAGGGAATTACGATTACGACTTCGGTGACACCGCAGGACTCACACCTCTGCTGAAAATGTACACCCTTGGAAAGGACTTCATTCCTCCGAAGATACACGCGGGAGGTCTCAGATACCACGGCTCCGCTCCGATAATCGCAAGACTCGTGAAAGAAGGACTCGTGGAGGCACAGGCTTTCGATCAGGACGAGACGTTCGAGGCAGCGAAGATCTTCGCAAAGCTCGAAGGGATAATTCCCGCCCCGGAATCCGCTCACGCCATCGCAGGAGCCATAAGGGAAGCAAAGAAAGCGAAAGAAGAAGGAAAAGAACGTGTGATAGTATTCACTCTGAGCGGCCACGGTCTGCTCGATCTTACAGCGTACGTGTGA
- a CDS encoding fumarate hydratase — MINKHVISEKIKKAIVEANIKINPEVEEIIERYEGPFSDIIKENYRVSKEEKLPLCQDTGIVEFFVFIGHEVKLEEPIEETLNRAVGEVYSEYPFRYSVVSDPLFERINTGTNTPAIVHIFQVKGKSLEIRFLVKGGGSENLTVLRMMTPTSDVEKVKEFVIEHIKEHGAKACPPLHVGIGIGGTADKALLLSKLALTKSFKERNKDPKYAGLEKELEKELNFLGIGFQGLGKGITVYSVHIEHFPTHIATLPVAVSVDCYLCRRGKVTFED; from the coding sequence TTGATAAACAAACATGTTATTTCCGAAAAGATCAAGAAGGCTATCGTTGAAGCCAACATAAAGATCAATCCAGAGGTAGAGGAAATCATCGAGCGGTACGAAGGTCCCTTTTCAGATATAATAAAGGAAAACTACCGCGTTTCCAAAGAGGAAAAACTTCCACTCTGTCAGGACACAGGGATAGTGGAATTCTTCGTCTTCATCGGTCACGAGGTAAAACTGGAAGAACCCATCGAGGAAACTCTGAACAGAGCCGTTGGAGAGGTGTACAGCGAGTATCCTTTTCGTTATTCGGTCGTCTCCGATCCGCTCTTTGAGAGAATCAACACTGGAACGAACACTCCCGCAATCGTCCACATCTTCCAGGTGAAGGGGAAATCCCTTGAGATCAGATTTCTGGTGAAAGGTGGGGGCAGTGAAAATCTCACGGTTCTTCGTATGATGACTCCCACCTCGGATGTGGAGAAAGTCAAAGAATTCGTTATCGAGCACATCAAAGAACACGGAGCAAAGGCCTGCCCGCCGCTTCACGTGGGTATCGGAATCGGAGGAACAGCCGATAAGGCCCTTCTCCTCTCGAAGTTAGCGCTTACGAAGAGCTTCAAAGAGAGAAACAAAGATCCAAAGTACGCAGGGCTCGAAAAGGAACTTGAAAAGGAACTCAACTTTCTCGGAATAGGCTTTCAAGGTCTCGGAAAGGGTATCACCGTTTACTCTGTTCACATAGAACATTTTCCGACCCATATCGCCACCCTACCGGTTGCCGTTTCGGTGGATTGTTACCTCTGCAGAAGGGGGAAAGTGACTTTTGAGGATTGA
- a CDS encoding FumA C-terminus/TtdB family hydratase beta subunit — MRIEDLKAGQEIRYSGKLIVMRDQAQRRLKEIVDRGEEPPVDLRGQIVFYAGPAKTPSGKPVGAIGPTTSARMDDYLEMLFKLGAIATIGKGKRSKKAIEACKKWKRVYFVTPSGTAAALSKRVKKSRVLAFEDLGPEAIYEIEVEDFPLIVAIDSNGNTIFKE; from the coding sequence TTGAGGATTGAAGATCTGAAAGCCGGTCAGGAAATTCGCTACTCCGGTAAGCTCATCGTGATGAGAGATCAAGCTCAAAGACGTTTGAAAGAGATCGTCGATAGAGGAGAAGAACCACCGGTGGATCTCAGGGGTCAAATTGTCTTTTACGCGGGCCCCGCCAAAACGCCGTCTGGAAAGCCCGTGGGTGCCATAGGACCCACCACGAGTGCTCGAATGGACGACTACCTGGAGATGCTTTTCAAATTGGGAGCCATCGCAACGATAGGGAAGGGAAAGCGTTCAAAAAAGGCGATAGAGGCCTGTAAGAAGTGGAAGAGGGTTTATTTCGTTACCCCAAGCGGTACGGCCGCTGCCCTCTCGAAAAGGGTGAAGAAATCGAGAGTTTTGGCCTTTGAAGACCTCGGTCCCGAAGCGATCTACGAGATAGAAGTGGAGGATTTTCCTCTCATCGTGGCGATCGACAGCAACGGGAACACGATTTTCAAGGAGTGA
- a CDS encoding ABC transporter ATP-binding protein: MGAVVVKDLRKRIGKKEILKGISFEIEEGEIFGLIGPNGAGKTTTLRIISTLIKPSSGIVTVFGKNVVEEPHEVRKLISYLPEEAGAYRNMQGIEYLRFVAGFYASSSSEIEEMVERATEIAGLGEKIKDRVSTYSKGMVRKLLIARALMVNPRLAILDEPTSGLDVLNAREVRKILKQASQEGLTILVSSHNMLEVEFLCDRIALIHNGTIVETGTVEELKERYKAQNIEEVFEEVVKCSENF; the protein is encoded by the coding sequence ATGGGGGCAGTGGTTGTAAAGGATCTGAGAAAAAGAATTGGAAAGAAAGAGATCCTGAAGGGAATTTCTTTTGAGATCGAAGAAGGAGAGATCTTTGGTCTCATAGGACCGAACGGTGCGGGAAAGACCACCACACTCAGGATCATCTCCACGCTGATCAAGCCTTCCTCCGGAATCGTCACCGTATTTGGAAAGAACGTTGTTGAAGAACCACACGAAGTGAGAAAGCTGATCAGCTACCTTCCCGAAGAAGCGGGCGCCTACAGGAACATGCAGGGAATCGAATACCTGAGATTCGTTGCGGGTTTCTACGCTTCCAGCTCAAGCGAGATAGAAGAGATGGTCGAACGGGCAACGGAGATCGCCGGTCTCGGTGAAAAGATAAAAGACAGAGTCTCAACCTACAGCAAAGGTATGGTGAGAAAACTCCTCATAGCGAGGGCTTTGATGGTGAATCCTCGTCTCGCCATCCTCGACGAACCCACCTCCGGCCTCGATGTCCTCAACGCAAGAGAAGTGAGAAAGATATTGAAACAGGCATCTCAGGAAGGTCTCACCATACTGGTCTCTTCTCACAACATGCTCGAAGTGGAATTCCTCTGTGATCGAATAGCGCTGATTCACAACGGAACGATTGTGGAAACGGGAACCGTTGAAGAACTCAAGGAAAGGTACAAAGCACAGAACATCGAAGAGGTCTTCGAGGAGGTGGTGAAATGTTCGGAAAACTTCTGA
- a CDS encoding cation diffusion facilitator family transporter, producing MKKKLLFSIWLNAIITLSEVVGGLISGSLALLGDSLHNFSDTMSLLGSFIAMKISEKPKNKKYTFGYRRSEIIVAFLNSVSIFVVSTLVVIEAVKRLLSPATVHTSVLLLVSSIGLAANFFSVILLHTHSKESMNVRSAYLHLIADTLSSILVVLGAVFMRVWKIYWLDPVLAFVIALYMFKEAYEIVKESLEILMEASPNLDFEKIKEEIEKIEGVRNAHHFHAWRVGEKEIHFECHVEVDNMELKDAQKIIDEIEKRLKKYGITHTTVQLECERCSKEMICS from the coding sequence GTGAAGAAGAAACTGCTGTTCTCCATATGGCTGAACGCCATCATAACACTCTCTGAAGTGGTCGGTGGCTTGATATCCGGGAGTCTCGCCCTTCTGGGCGACTCCCTTCATAATTTTTCCGATACCATGAGTCTTCTTGGAAGTTTCATCGCGATGAAGATCAGCGAGAAACCAAAGAACAAAAAGTACACCTTCGGCTACAGAAGAAGCGAAATCATTGTGGCTTTCTTGAACTCCGTATCCATCTTCGTTGTTTCAACACTCGTTGTCATCGAAGCGGTGAAAAGATTGTTGAGTCCCGCCACCGTTCACACGTCGGTGCTTCTCCTCGTCTCCTCGATAGGTCTCGCTGCCAACTTCTTTTCTGTCATCCTTCTTCACACCCACAGCAAAGAAAGTATGAACGTTCGATCTGCGTACCTGCATCTCATCGCGGATACACTGTCCTCGATCCTTGTGGTTCTTGGGGCTGTTTTCATGAGGGTCTGGAAAATATACTGGCTCGACCCTGTTCTCGCTTTCGTTATAGCCTTATACATGTTCAAAGAAGCCTATGAGATAGTGAAGGAGTCTCTTGAAATTCTCATGGAAGCCTCACCGAACCTGGACTTTGAGAAAATAAAGGAGGAAATTGAAAAAATAGAAGGTGTGAGGAACGCCCACCATTTTCACGCCTGGAGAGTGGGAGAGAAAGAAATCCACTTCGAGTGTCACGTTGAAGTGGACAACATGGAGCTGAAGGACGCCCAGAAGATCATAGACGAAATAGAAAAAAGATTGAAAAAATACGGGATAACCCACACCACCGTTCAGCTCGAATGTGAAAGGTGCAGCAAAGAGATGATCTGCAGTTAG
- a CDS encoding aspartate kinase — protein sequence MRVGIAGLGTVGGSIYRILKERGNEIEKRIGEKFIISKVINRSPQKYELLGVPKEEIAFDFDDLILNSDVVVEAIGGTDVAVDLVRRALELGRIVVTPNKNLISEYGNEFSEYIKKRKLFFEASVGGGIPIISLLQDYLIFQKVTRIRGIMNGTTNYILTEMSKGRHFEEVLKEAQELGYAEADPTNDIEGYDVAYKVSVLAGVVTGRFPGINSVQFEGITRIDPEYLKEIVRSGKKLKLIGELDFSTNRYEVRLREVTPEDPFFNVDGVDNAIEVSTDLAGDFLLKGRGAGGYPTASAVIADLFRVAKYKVLGGAEKFSVVVMKFGGAAISDVEKLEKVAEKIIKRKKSGVKPVVVLSAMGDTTDHLIELAKTIDENPDPRELDLLLSTGEIQSVALMSIALRKRGYKAISFTGNQLKIITDKRYGSARIIDINTDIISRYLKQDFIPVVAGFQGITETGDITTLGRGGSDLTAIALAYSLGADLCELYKDVDGVYTADPRIVKDARVIKELSWEEMIELSRHGAQVLQARAAEFARKYGVKVLIKNAHKETRGTLIWEGTKVENPIVRAVTFEDGMAKVVLKDVPDKPGVAARIMRTLSQMGVNIDMIIQGMKSGEYNTVAFIVPESQLGKLDIDLLKTRSEAKEIIIEKGLAKVSIVGVNLTSTPEISATLFETLANEGINIDMISASSSRISVIIDGKYVEDAVKAIHSRFELDRE from the coding sequence GTGCGGGTAGGAATCGCAGGGCTTGGAACTGTGGGTGGCAGTATATACCGCATACTGAAAGAAAGAGGAAATGAAATAGAAAAAAGGATCGGTGAAAAGTTCATCATTTCGAAGGTGATAAATCGCTCTCCTCAAAAGTACGAACTGCTTGGTGTTCCGAAAGAGGAGATAGCTTTCGATTTCGATGACCTCATTTTGAACAGCGATGTGGTTGTAGAAGCAATAGGTGGAACGGATGTGGCGGTCGATCTTGTGCGACGTGCCTTGGAGCTGGGGCGAATCGTCGTAACTCCAAACAAAAATCTCATCTCCGAATACGGCAACGAGTTCTCAGAGTACATAAAAAAACGGAAGCTTTTCTTCGAGGCATCCGTGGGTGGGGGTATTCCCATCATATCTCTCCTTCAGGATTATCTGATCTTTCAGAAAGTCACCAGGATACGCGGAATAATGAACGGAACGACGAACTACATCCTCACGGAGATGAGCAAGGGAAGACATTTCGAAGAAGTTCTGAAAGAAGCACAGGAACTTGGCTATGCTGAAGCTGATCCCACAAACGACATCGAAGGTTACGACGTGGCGTACAAGGTCTCCGTCTTAGCTGGTGTGGTAACGGGAAGGTTTCCGGGCATAAACAGCGTGCAGTTCGAGGGCATAACCAGAATAGATCCGGAGTATCTAAAAGAGATCGTTCGCTCCGGAAAAAAGCTGAAGCTGATCGGGGAACTCGATTTTTCAACAAACAGATACGAGGTACGTTTGAGAGAAGTGACACCAGAGGATCCGTTCTTCAACGTGGATGGTGTAGACAACGCGATAGAAGTTTCAACTGATCTCGCTGGAGATTTTCTGCTGAAGGGAAGGGGAGCGGGTGGATATCCCACCGCCAGCGCCGTGATAGCGGATCTTTTCAGAGTGGCGAAATACAAGGTGCTCGGCGGTGCCGAGAAGTTCTCGGTTGTGGTGATGAAGTTCGGTGGAGCCGCTATCTCCGATGTGGAAAAACTCGAGAAAGTGGCCGAGAAAATCATAAAGAGAAAGAAGAGCGGTGTGAAGCCCGTTGTCGTGCTTTCCGCCATGGGAGACACCACAGATCACCTGATAGAACTCGCAAAGACGATAGATGAAAACCCCGACCCGAGAGAACTGGATCTTCTCCTCTCGACGGGAGAAATACAGAGTGTGGCTCTCATGAGCATCGCACTCAGAAAGAGAGGCTACAAAGCGATCTCTTTCACTGGAAATCAGCTGAAGATCATAACCGACAAGCGTTACGGATCAGCGAGGATCATCGACATCAACACGGATATCATTTCGAGGTATCTGAAGCAGGATTTCATACCCGTTGTCGCCGGGTTTCAGGGTATAACCGAAACGGGGGATATCACCACACTTGGGAGGGGTGGCTCAGATCTCACAGCGATCGCTCTCGCTTACTCACTGGGAGCGGATTTGTGTGAGCTCTACAAAGACGTGGACGGGGTGTACACGGCGGATCCCAGGATCGTAAAAGACGCGCGGGTGATAAAAGAGCTCTCCTGGGAAGAGATGATCGAGCTCTCGAGACACGGTGCCCAGGTGCTGCAGGCGAGAGCGGCGGAATTCGCGAGAAAGTATGGTGTCAAGGTTCTCATAAAGAACGCACACAAAGAAACTCGTGGAACCCTTATATGGGAGGGGACAAAAGTGGAGAATCCAATCGTCAGGGCGGTTACCTTTGAAGACGGTATGGCGAAGGTTGTTCTGAAGGATGTACCGGACAAACCCGGTGTCGCAGCACGGATTATGAGAACTCTCTCTCAGATGGGAGTGAACATCGACATGATCATACAGGGAATGAAGAGCGGGGAGTACAACACCGTGGCGTTCATCGTTCCGGAGTCCCAGCTTGGAAAACTCGACATCGATCTTCTGAAAACAAGAAGCGAAGCAAAAGAGATCATCATTGAAAAAGGACTCGCAAAGGTCTCCATCGTAGGGGTGAACCTCACTTCAACACCGGAAATCTCCGCTACTCTCTTTGAAACACTGGCGAACGAGGGGATCAACATCGATATGATCAGTGCATCGAGCAGCAGGATTTCTGTGATCATAGACGGAAAATACGTGGAGGATGCCGTGAAGGCGATACACAGCAGATTCGAACTGGACAGGGAGTGA
- a CDS encoding NAD(P)-dependent malic enzyme — translation MDALEIHRFLKGKIRTALPVEKVDRETLSLLYTPGVADVARACAEDPEKTYVYTSRWNTVAVVSDGSAVLGLGNIGPYGALPVMEGKAFLFKAFADIDAFPICLSESEEEKIISIVKSLEPSFGGINLEDIGAPKCFRILQRLSEEMNIPVFHDDQQGTAVVVSAAFLNALKLTEKKIEEVKVVVNGIGAAGYNIVKFLLDLGVKNVVAVDRKGILNENDPETCLNEYHLEIARITNPERLSGDLETALEGADFFIGVSRGNILKPEWIKKMSRKPVIFALANPVPEIDPELAREAGAFIVATGRSDHPNQVNNLLAFPGIMKGAVEKRSKITKNMLLSAVEAIARSCEPEPERIIPEAFDMKVHLNVYTAVKGSA, via the coding sequence GTGGATGCGCTCGAGATACACAGATTTCTGAAGGGAAAGATAAGAACTGCCCTTCCTGTTGAAAAGGTTGACAGGGAGACGCTATCTCTGCTCTACACACCCGGTGTCGCAGATGTTGCCAGAGCCTGTGCTGAGGATCCAGAAAAGACCTACGTTTACACCTCAAGATGGAACACGGTTGCCGTTGTTTCAGACGGAAGCGCTGTTCTGGGACTCGGTAACATAGGGCCTTACGGTGCTCTTCCAGTGATGGAGGGGAAAGCCTTTCTTTTCAAGGCCTTCGCCGATATCGACGCCTTTCCCATCTGTCTTTCCGAATCCGAGGAGGAAAAAATAATCTCCATTGTGAAGAGTTTAGAGCCGAGCTTTGGCGGCATAAACCTTGAGGACATAGGAGCGCCGAAGTGTTTTCGAATCCTTCAGCGCCTCTCGGAAGAGATGAACATTCCTGTTTTCCACGACGACCAGCAGGGAACCGCCGTTGTGGTGTCCGCAGCTTTTCTCAACGCGCTGAAACTCACGGAGAAAAAGATCGAAGAAGTAAAGGTGGTTGTGAACGGTATAGGAGCTGCTGGCTACAACATCGTGAAGTTTCTGCTCGATCTTGGTGTGAAAAACGTTGTAGCTGTCGACAGAAAAGGCATCCTCAACGAAAACGATCCGGAGACCTGTTTGAACGAGTACCACCTCGAAATCGCACGCATCACCAATCCGGAAAGGCTATCCGGTGATCTTGAAACAGCCCTGGAAGGTGCTGATTTCTTCATAGGTGTTTCGAGGGGAAACATTCTGAAACCAGAGTGGATAAAGAAGATGAGCAGAAAACCTGTGATATTCGCCCTCGCGAATCCTGTTCCCGAGATAGATCCAGAACTCGCAAGGGAAGCGGGTGCCTTCATAGTTGCAACGGGAAGATCAGATCATCCAAATCAGGTGAACAACCTTCTCGCTTTCCCCGGCATTATGAAAGGAGCCGTGGAGAAAAGATCGAAGATCACGAAGAACATGCTTCTCTCCGCCGTGGAAGCCATCGCTCGCTCGTGTGAACCAGAACCAGAGCGCATCATACCGGAGGCTTTCGACATGAAGGTTCATTTGAACGTCTATACTGCTGTCAAAGGTTCAGCGTGA
- a CDS encoding ABC transporter permease, producing MFGKLLKKEIKELLNLGAIVSVIVVAVLYGSLGNVFKSTVEKSTVGQKVAIVREDTGTIAELAEKALGNMVDIVYAGSDLKEAEEAVKKEKAPAIIVIPKGFSQSLESGEKARLEIVWYLRGTGLSEAVSTGTISSLIESLKVQLASFLLNDPKKAQLLFDPLEIVQHTYLRGSLFKNHSPEAIMNVFYSQNIMIPILIMMLIIMSGSSLISSLAMEKENKTLETLLTMPVKREHIALAKIVGSAIVGLILAGIYMAGFYSYLNSLTQNVQGMGLNFKAVDFLLMGSSLFLSILAGLSLCMLLGMMAKDYRSAQLLTFPISILALVPMIANMIMDFSNLPGVLKVIVFLIPFSHPIMSPKLAFYGDYGLIVSGILYLLIFSIVTTVFVFRIFNSDYVVLGWQREKRLKFFSR from the coding sequence ATGTTCGGAAAACTTCTGAAGAAAGAGATAAAAGAACTTCTCAATCTGGGAGCAATTGTCTCTGTCATTGTGGTGGCTGTTCTGTACGGTTCACTGGGCAACGTGTTCAAAAGCACCGTAGAGAAATCCACTGTTGGTCAGAAGGTGGCGATCGTGAGGGAAGACACAGGAACGATCGCCGAACTCGCAGAAAAAGCACTCGGCAATATGGTGGATATCGTGTACGCAGGAAGTGATCTGAAAGAAGCGGAAGAAGCTGTGAAGAAGGAAAAGGCTCCTGCGATCATTGTGATACCCAAAGGTTTTTCTCAAAGCTTGGAATCAGGTGAAAAAGCGCGGTTGGAAATTGTGTGGTACCTGAGAGGAACCGGCCTGTCAGAAGCGGTCTCCACGGGTACGATCTCATCCCTGATCGAATCCCTCAAGGTGCAGCTTGCTTCATTCTTACTGAACGATCCGAAAAAAGCCCAGCTTCTGTTCGATCCACTCGAGATCGTTCAACACACCTACTTGAGGGGAAGCCTCTTCAAAAATCACTCACCAGAAGCGATAATGAACGTCTTCTACTCTCAAAACATAATGATTCCCATTCTCATCATGATGCTGATAATCATGTCGGGATCTTCCCTCATCTCTTCACTCGCGATGGAGAAAGAGAACAAGACCCTCGAGACACTCCTCACGATGCCCGTGAAGCGAGAACACATCGCACTCGCAAAGATCGTGGGAAGTGCGATCGTTGGTCTGATCCTTGCGGGAATATACATGGCAGGCTTTTACAGCTACCTGAATTCTCTGACGCAGAATGTTCAGGGAATGGGGTTGAACTTTAAGGCTGTGGATTTCCTGCTGATGGGGTCGAGTCTCTTTCTTTCCATCTTAGCCGGCCTTTCTCTCTGTATGCTACTCGGTATGATGGCAAAAGACTACAGAAGCGCTCAGCTTCTCACGTTTCCCATTTCGATACTCGCACTGGTTCCGATGATAGCGAACATGATAATGGATTTTTCGAACCTTCCAGGAGTTCTCAAAGTGATCGTTTTCCTGATTCCTTTCTCCCATCCCATAATGTCTCCAAAGCTGGCTTTCTATGGAGACTACGGTCTCATTGTTTCAGGAATTCTGTACCTTCTCATCTTTTCGATTGTCACCACAGTTTTTGTGTTCAGAATATTCAACTCAGATTACGTTGTTCTCGGATGGCAAAGAGAGAAAAGGTTGAAATTCTTCTCACGCTGA
- the thrB gene encoding homoserine kinase, which translates to MKVLVPATTTNLGAGFDVFGLALDLFNEVEFSFDTKETTIESTGKYASDLKDHNLFFEVLRFFERKTGYRVPPVRIKQTCNIPVSSGLGSSAAVIVAALHIANEGTGRNLSREDLMKLAVELEGHPDNVVPAFTGGLVVCYQNGSHLDFEKFEIDLSLTFLVPNFPVCTNEMRKILPEKVPFEDAVFNIKNSCQFLAKIAAGKIKEALKYVGDRLHQNYRINGNKKMKEFVEAILSKNPEYWFVSGSGPSVCSNINDFEGIPYLKDVLKLRVNNRGMIVSE; encoded by the coding sequence ATGAAGGTCCTGGTACCGGCCACAACGACCAATCTCGGAGCGGGATTCGACGTCTTTGGACTCGCGCTGGATCTTTTCAACGAAGTGGAGTTTTCTTTCGATACAAAAGAGACAACCATAGAAAGTACTGGAAAATACGCTTCGGATTTGAAGGACCACAATCTGTTTTTCGAAGTCCTCAGGTTCTTTGAGAGAAAAACCGGGTACAGAGTTCCGCCAGTCAGGATCAAGCAGACATGCAACATCCCTGTATCGAGCGGTCTTGGATCGAGCGCCGCTGTGATCGTCGCGGCACTCCACATTGCGAACGAAGGAACGGGCAGAAATCTTTCACGGGAAGATCTCATGAAACTCGCTGTGGAGCTGGAAGGACACCCTGACAACGTTGTACCCGCTTTCACAGGGGGGCTTGTGGTCTGTTATCAAAACGGAAGTCATCTTGATTTTGAAAAGTTCGAGATCGATCTTTCTCTCACATTTCTTGTTCCGAATTTTCCAGTATGTACAAACGAGATGAGAAAGATCCTTCCGGAGAAGGTCCCTTTCGAAGATGCGGTCTTCAACATAAAGAATTCATGCCAGTTCCTTGCAAAGATCGCAGCTGGAAAGATCAAAGAGGCTCTGAAATACGTGGGAGATCGACTTCACCAGAACTACAGGATAAACGGCAATAAGAAGATGAAAGAGTTTGTGGAAGCCATCTTATCAAAAAATCCCGAGTACTGGTTTGTAAGCGGATCCGGTCCTTCTGTTTGTTCCAATATAAATGACTTTGAAGGGATTCCCTATCTCAAGGACGTTCTGAAGCTGAGGGTGAACAACAGGGGGATGATAGTTTCAGAATAG
- the thrC gene encoding threonine synthase has protein sequence MKLGILEKYRRFLPVTDKTPMLSLNEGNTPLIPLVNMSRELGINIYVKYEGSNPTGSFKDRGMVVAVAKALEEGSKAIMCASTGNTSASAAAYAARAGIKAIVLIPEGKIALGKLAQAMIYGAVVLQVRGNFDKCLELVKEITSKYPITLVNSINPYRLEGQKTAAFEIVDELGDAPDYHFIPVGNAGNISAYWMGYKEYYQHGFSTKLPKMMGFQAEGAAPIVRGHPIENPETVATAIRIGNPANWEKAVRARDESGGDIDMVSDEEILRAQRLLAQKEGIFCEPASAASIAGLLKKHRQGIFRGGEIVVCTLTGNGLKDPNIVISQLEPPRIIEGRVEEILEVLDI, from the coding sequence ATGAAATTGGGCATACTCGAAAAGTACAGAAGATTTCTTCCCGTAACAGACAAAACCCCTATGCTCTCTTTGAATGAAGGGAACACTCCTCTCATACCTCTTGTGAACATGAGCAGGGAACTCGGAATAAACATCTACGTGAAGTACGAAGGATCCAATCCGACGGGGTCCTTCAAAGATAGAGGAATGGTCGTTGCCGTCGCAAAGGCACTGGAAGAAGGCTCGAAAGCCATCATGTGCGCTTCAACGGGGAACACCTCCGCATCCGCTGCCGCGTACGCCGCAAGGGCAGGAATAAAGGCGATCGTTCTGATACCAGAAGGGAAGATCGCACTCGGAAAGCTGGCTCAGGCGATGATATACGGCGCCGTGGTGCTTCAGGTGAGAGGGAATTTCGACAAGTGTCTGGAACTGGTCAAGGAGATCACATCCAAATATCCCATCACACTCGTGAACAGTATCAATCCCTACAGACTCGAAGGTCAGAAAACGGCCGCTTTTGAGATAGTCGACGAGCTCGGAGATGCACCGGACTACCACTTCATCCCCGTGGGAAACGCGGGCAACATCTCCGCTTACTGGATGGGATACAAGGAGTATTATCAGCATGGGTTCTCCACCAAACTGCCGAAGATGATGGGATTCCAGGCGGAAGGGGCCGCCCCCATAGTTCGCGGTCATCCCATAGAAAACCCGGAGACGGTCGCCACTGCAATAAGGATCGGTAACCCCGCGAACTGGGAAAAAGCGGTCCGGGCACGCGATGAATCGGGTGGAGACATCGACATGGTGAGCGACGAAGAAATACTGCGCGCACAGAGACTCTTGGCTCAGAAAGAAGGGATCTTCTGTGAGCCCGCATCCGCTGCATCGATAGCGGGGCTTTTGAAGAAGCACAGACAGGGAATCTTCAGGGGTGGAGAGATCGTTGTGTGTACCCTCACAGGGAACGGTTTGAAAGATCCGAACATCGTCATCTCACAGCTTGAACCCCCAAGGATCATAGAAGGAAGAGTAGAAGAGATTCTGGAGGTACTCGACATATGA